The following coding sequences lie in one Allorhizobium pseudoryzae genomic window:
- a CDS encoding AraC family transcriptional regulator yields the protein MDQREVSGGKLTVRMSLFRPLKFGSATLSDTDARVLCGSILIDMTGGASISFDAEDLSGLNGLHWQGPLLSLATVYFPKTPVKLTCEGSRDRGVLLLRSVGQPVVVEQAQVWIKAESGDVVFLPALSELRVTLADGGRLDCAHLPEQAIERHRATIEPLMLKTVSAASLPLHMMTSYAGYLLQSEQQTAEDVAMMVSHFYDFLPLLSQALGGGAKETIPDNRLARIRTLIDARLGDGGFSINDVALAEGVTPRAIQKLFSRDGTTFSRHVLERRLERAKTLMMASGERLSIADVAYQCGFNDLSYFNRSFRSRYQIRPSDLKRQVRPAA from the coding sequence TTGGACCAGCGCGAAGTTTCCGGAGGAAAGTTGACCGTTCGCATGAGCTTGTTTCGCCCCTTGAAGTTCGGTTCTGCAACACTGTCCGACACGGATGCCCGAGTGCTGTGCGGCAGCATCCTTATCGACATGACCGGAGGAGCCAGCATCAGCTTTGATGCGGAAGACCTGAGCGGACTCAATGGTCTGCACTGGCAAGGCCCGCTGCTATCCCTGGCGACCGTCTACTTCCCGAAGACACCGGTGAAGCTGACCTGTGAGGGAAGCCGGGACCGCGGGGTGCTGCTCCTGCGTTCGGTTGGCCAGCCCGTTGTGGTGGAACAGGCGCAGGTGTGGATCAAAGCGGAAAGCGGCGATGTGGTGTTTCTGCCGGCGCTGAGCGAATTGCGCGTCACCTTGGCAGACGGGGGGCGGCTGGACTGCGCGCATCTGCCCGAGCAGGCCATCGAGCGCCATCGCGCGACGATCGAGCCGCTAATGTTGAAGACAGTGTCCGCCGCCAGTTTGCCGCTGCACATGATGACCAGCTATGCCGGCTATCTGCTGCAAAGCGAGCAGCAGACGGCCGAAGATGTGGCCATGATGGTCAGCCATTTCTACGATTTCCTGCCGCTTCTCTCGCAAGCCTTGGGAGGTGGGGCCAAAGAGACAATCCCGGATAATCGGCTGGCCCGCATCCGCACGCTGATCGACGCACGCCTGGGCGATGGCGGCTTTTCGATCAATGACGTGGCCTTGGCCGAGGGGGTCACGCCTCGAGCAATCCAGAAACTGTTTTCGCGCGACGGGACGACCTTTTCCCGCCATGTGCTGGAGCGGCGGCTGGAGCGGGCAAAAACGTTGATGATGGCCTCGGGCGAGCGCCTGTCGATCGCCGACGTGGCCTATCAATGCGGCTTCAACGACCTGTCCTATTTCAACCGGTCGTTTCGGAGCCGCTACCAAATCCGGCCGTCGGATCTCAAGCGGCAGGTTCGGCCGGCTGCCTGA
- a CDS encoding ornithine cyclodeaminase family protein gives MQTLLLNRDQVTHLVDMRQVIGAVEDAYKAYSSNQVEQPDYLSIHLPEGRGEIDFKLGYHKQTELISMKAHSGGFKHNPQAYDVPNSMGTILLFDARSGALACIIDGSLITGLRTGASGAVSVKALARKNARAITAIGTGNQARMQIRAISQVMQIEEIHAWSRTPETLSAFQKDIEREFDISVRIAASKKDAVEKADILITTTRGKGDLVQADWVKPGTHIVAIGTDQRGKQELDPELFRNAKIVVDSISQCTQKGETYHPLANRIISMESIHAEIGQVLLGTKPGRTSDDEITIFDSTGMAIQDNTTAGSIYQNALAENVGTFFSFIE, from the coding sequence ATGCAAACGCTTCTGCTTAACAGGGACCAAGTCACGCATCTCGTCGACATGCGGCAGGTCATCGGCGCTGTGGAAGATGCCTACAAGGCGTATAGCAGCAATCAGGTGGAGCAACCCGACTATCTCAGCATCCACCTGCCGGAGGGGCGCGGAGAGATCGATTTCAAGCTGGGCTATCACAAGCAGACGGAACTGATCTCGATGAAGGCGCATTCCGGGGGCTTCAAGCACAACCCCCAGGCCTACGACGTCCCCAACAGCATGGGAACGATCCTCCTTTTCGACGCCAGAAGCGGCGCGCTGGCCTGTATCATAGACGGAAGCCTAATTACCGGTCTGCGAACCGGCGCCTCCGGTGCTGTCTCCGTTAAGGCGCTTGCGCGGAAAAACGCCCGGGCCATTACGGCAATCGGCACCGGCAATCAGGCGCGAATGCAGATCCGGGCGATCAGCCAGGTCATGCAGATCGAAGAAATTCACGCCTGGAGCCGCACGCCGGAAACCCTGTCCGCCTTCCAGAAAGACATCGAACGCGAATTCGATATATCGGTCAGGATTGCGGCGTCGAAAAAAGACGCTGTCGAAAAAGCAGATATCCTCATCACAACGACCCGCGGCAAGGGCGATCTGGTGCAGGCAGACTGGGTCAAGCCCGGCACCCATATTGTCGCCATCGGGACGGACCAGCGCGGCAAGCAGGAGCTTGACCCCGAACTGTTCAGAAACGCGAAAATCGTGGTCGATTCGATCTCTCAGTGCACGCAGAAGGGTGAAACCTATCACCCGCTCGCCAATAGAATCATCTCCATGGAATCCATTCACGCTGAAATCGGGCAGGTTCTGCTGGGCACGAAGCCCGGTCGAACAAGCGATGACGAAATAACGATCTTCGATTCAACCGGCATGGCCATACAGGATAACACCACGGCCGGTTCCATCTATCAGAACGCTCTCGCCGAAAATGTCGGCACATTCTTCTCTTTCATTGAGTGA
- a CDS encoding TonB-dependent receptor produces the protein MTFSGEQRRELAATQALARSSTSLTALAFVAFLAGANAGLAQNAAGENAVTATEPSGETVLDRIVLTGSRAPEKISEIARTIKVVDEAQIKAAALQGKSLQQILAETVPSFDAASEGSRTSYGQNLRGRTALVLIDGVSLNSARGLSRQFDSIDPFNIARVEVLSGATALYGGNATGGIINIITKKGRDAGDGLHAETQVGIVGGFQGSQDLDRNAAGAVTYNSANWDARLSVSGNRTGAYYDGSGEMVTPDITQSSTAFNKRIDVMGSVGVQIDEDRRLDATMQYFDSAQDSDYGLYYGPFLSGLTNPRLFEARSGYSSDVEPQTRRKMLTLSYTDADFFGQQLLLQGAARSEDIVFNPFPSTGTAAGTYFGASQQKTEYYSFKAAIVSELTDTVTLTYGVDADRDSLSADQSIFNLTTAVMSGGLDFDTIGITGLYPDIDVSTIAGFTEASWEATDRLTVSGGLRYQFAKTEVGDFVGAAQQVAILNRAATSADAIPGGDVNYDALLVNAGATYDVTPDQQIYANFSQGFELPDPAKYYGVGTYKLSNGHYVLKNSVNVSTSALEAIKTDSFEVGFRHDDGSLNVTTAAYYSTSDRSISLNRTTLTIGMNDEKRRVYGIEAEAGYKFDNGFDVGLLGHWVKSEKKGANGWYQESVGTASTSKAGGHIGWGNEAFSIRLTAEHVFSLEDDAGYEIEGYNLFNLGGRYTFAEQATTINFGIQNLFDTDYTTVWGSRAKALYGGLVDESVFDYHGRGRTFAISITKVF, from the coding sequence ATGACATTCAGTGGGGAACAAAGGCGTGAACTGGCAGCGACCCAGGCCTTGGCACGTTCGAGCACATCGTTGACGGCACTCGCGTTCGTTGCATTTCTGGCCGGCGCGAATGCAGGCCTTGCGCAGAATGCGGCCGGCGAAAATGCCGTGACGGCGACCGAGCCATCCGGCGAAACTGTTCTTGACCGCATCGTCCTCACCGGCAGCCGCGCCCCGGAAAAGATCTCCGAGATCGCGCGCACCATCAAGGTGGTCGATGAAGCCCAGATCAAGGCCGCCGCGCTGCAGGGCAAGAGCCTGCAGCAGATCCTCGCCGAAACAGTGCCTAGCTTCGATGCAGCGAGCGAGGGTTCCCGGACCAGTTACGGCCAGAACCTGCGCGGTCGCACGGCACTTGTGCTGATCGATGGCGTCTCGCTCAATTCCGCCCGTGGGCTCAGCCGCCAGTTCGATTCGATCGACCCATTCAACATCGCCCGCGTAGAGGTGCTATCCGGCGCCACCGCACTTTATGGCGGCAATGCCACCGGCGGGATCATTAATATCATCACCAAGAAGGGCCGGGACGCGGGCGATGGCCTGCATGCCGAAACCCAGGTCGGCATCGTCGGCGGCTTCCAGGGGAGCCAGGATCTCGACCGCAACGCGGCTGGCGCCGTCACCTATAACAGCGCCAACTGGGACGCACGCCTGTCGGTCTCCGGCAACAGAACCGGGGCCTACTACGATGGCTCTGGCGAGATGGTTACGCCCGACATCACCCAATCCTCGACCGCTTTCAACAAGCGCATCGACGTGATGGGCTCAGTCGGGGTGCAGATCGACGAAGATCGCCGCCTCGACGCGACGATGCAGTATTTCGACAGTGCTCAGGACAGCGATTACGGCCTCTATTATGGACCGTTTCTCTCCGGTCTCACCAATCCGAGGCTGTTTGAAGCCCGCTCCGGCTACTCATCGGATGTCGAGCCTCAAACCCGCCGCAAAATGCTGACGCTGAGCTATACCGATGCGGATTTCTTTGGTCAGCAATTGCTGTTGCAGGGAGCCGCGCGTAGCGAGGATATTGTCTTCAATCCCTTCCCCTCGACCGGCACCGCTGCCGGCACGTATTTCGGCGCCAGCCAGCAGAAGACCGAATACTACAGCTTCAAGGCTGCCATCGTGTCGGAACTCACAGACACGGTGACCCTGACATACGGCGTCGATGCCGATCGTGACAGTCTCTCGGCTGACCAATCGATTTTCAATCTGACTACGGCTGTTATGTCCGGCGGTCTGGATTTCGACACGATTGGCATCACTGGCCTCTATCCGGATATCGACGTTTCAACGATTGCGGGCTTTACCGAGGCCTCCTGGGAGGCAACTGACCGGCTGACTGTCAGCGGCGGCTTGCGCTACCAGTTTGCCAAGACGGAAGTTGGCGATTTCGTTGGCGCAGCCCAGCAGGTGGCGATCCTCAATCGTGCGGCGACCTCGGCCGATGCCATCCCCGGCGGCGATGTCAACTACGACGCGCTGCTGGTAAATGCCGGCGCGACCTATGACGTCACGCCAGACCAGCAGATCTATGCGAACTTCTCGCAAGGTTTCGAACTGCCGGATCCGGCTAAGTATTATGGGGTCGGCACTTACAAACTGTCCAATGGGCACTACGTCCTGAAAAACAGCGTCAACGTCTCCACCTCGGCACTCGAAGCGATCAAGACCGACAGTTTCGAAGTCGGATTCCGTCATGACGACGGCAGCCTCAATGTCACGACAGCTGCCTATTACTCGACCTCCGACCGCTCGATCAGCCTCAATCGCACGACGCTGACCATCGGGATGAACGACGAGAAGCGTCGGGTCTACGGTATCGAGGCAGAGGCTGGTTACAAATTCGACAACGGTTTCGATGTCGGTCTGCTCGGTCACTGGGTAAAGTCGGAAAAGAAGGGCGCCAATGGCTGGTACCAGGAATCGGTCGGCACGGCGAGCACGTCAAAGGCCGGCGGCCACATCGGCTGGGGCAACGAAGCTTTTTCCATCCGACTGACCGCCGAGCATGTCTTCAGTCTTGAGGATGACGCCGGTTACGAGATCGAAGGCTACAATCTCTTCAATCTCGGCGGTCGCTATACGTTCGCCGAACAGGCCACGACGATCAATTTCGGCATTCAGAACCTGTTCGATACGGATTACACCACGGTCTGGGGCTCTCGTGCGAAGGCGCTCTACGGCGGATTGGTCGACGAGTCGGTCTTCGATTATCACGGTCGTGGTCGCACCTTCGCAATTTCCATTACCAAGGTCTTCTGA
- a CDS encoding RhtX/FptX family siderophore transporter, whose protein sequence is MPRLYAVLAGLYLAQGIPTYLLLVALPPLMREAGASRTAIGLFSLLMLPLVLKFAVAPFVDRHRLLPRLGHRRGWIVPTQALVSLAIAAMALLDPSQALPLFGLGLFITLLSSLQDIATDGYAVRNLKGGTRAVGNAVQAGAVALGVIIGGTLVLVLVQKIGWTPTILIVAVLSLLPLVATLYMAEDSELAKTGPTQVKPSLSAFFRRPHAWLILGFALTYRASEGLVRGMEGVYLVDIKVPTAWIGYLSGTAAATAGLAGALLAAIIIRRLGLGTTLLLLGGLRSLCFLAFSLSAFGLAPGIAVALAASGFQTLIRYMELVAIYAFFMKSASDDQPGTDFTLLACAELVVYIIGTSLAGIIADRVGYAWLFSLATVISVLGIALSLSMLRRLRQPAEPAA, encoded by the coding sequence ATGCCCCGGCTTTATGCTGTGCTGGCCGGTCTCTATCTCGCCCAGGGCATCCCGACCTATCTGCTGCTCGTGGCGCTTCCGCCGTTGATGCGAGAGGCCGGTGCATCGCGCACGGCCATCGGCCTGTTTTCGCTGCTGATGCTGCCGCTGGTGCTGAAATTCGCCGTTGCGCCGTTCGTCGATCGCCATCGGCTTTTGCCCCGCTTGGGCCATCGCCGGGGCTGGATCGTGCCGACCCAGGCGCTGGTGTCGCTGGCCATCGCTGCCATGGCCTTGCTCGATCCATCCCAGGCATTGCCGCTCTTCGGCCTCGGCCTCTTCATCACGCTTCTGTCGTCGTTGCAGGATATCGCCACCGATGGGTACGCCGTACGCAACCTCAAGGGAGGCACGCGCGCCGTTGGCAATGCTGTTCAGGCAGGGGCTGTCGCGCTCGGCGTCATCATCGGCGGCACGCTGGTTCTGGTGCTCGTGCAAAAGATCGGTTGGACACCGACCATTCTCATCGTGGCAGTCCTGTCGCTCCTGCCGCTTGTCGCCACGCTCTATATGGCGGAAGACAGTGAGCTTGCGAAAACCGGTCCCACGCAGGTGAAGCCCAGCCTCTCAGCCTTCTTCCGCCGTCCTCATGCCTGGCTGATCCTCGGCTTTGCGCTCACATACCGCGCAAGCGAAGGCCTTGTGCGTGGCATGGAGGGCGTCTATCTCGTTGACATCAAGGTTCCGACAGCCTGGATCGGTTATCTCTCCGGCACGGCGGCTGCGACGGCGGGGCTCGCCGGCGCGCTGCTTGCGGCCATCATCATCCGAAGGCTCGGTCTCGGCACGACGCTGCTTTTGCTCGGTGGCTTGCGCAGCCTGTGCTTCCTCGCCTTTTCCCTCAGTGCCTTCGGTTTGGCGCCCGGCATTGCCGTGGCGCTCGCCGCCTCCGGTTTTCAGACACTGATCCGCTACATGGAACTGGTCGCGATCTATGCCTTCTTCATGAAATCCGCCTCCGACGACCAGCCAGGCACCGATTTCACGCTCCTCGCTTGCGCCGAACTTGTGGTCTACATTATCGGGACGTCACTCGCCGGCATCATCGCCGACCGTGTCGGTTATGCTTGGCTCTTCTCGCTGGCAACGGTGATCTCTGTCCTGGGCATCGCGCTGTCGCTGTCGATGCTGCGCCGGCTCAGGCAGCCGGCCGAACCTGCCGCTTGA